The genomic segment CGCAATACTCCTTTCGCTGCGCTGCGAAGCTTAGTAGAGGCTGCTGCCAGCAAAGCGCTTGGCAAGTTTGTTCGAGACGAGGATGAGCGCGAGGCCGATCACGCCCTTGAACAGGCCTACGGCGGTGGCAAGGCTGAACTGGAACTCCAGGATGCCCTGGCGGTAGACCCAGGTGTCGATGATGTCGCCAACCTTGTAGACCGGCAGCGAGTACAGCACGAAGATCTGGCTAAACCCGGCATCCAGGATGTTGCCCAGACGCAGCAGCGTCACCACCACGATCACCGGCAGGATACCGGGCAGCGACACGTGCCAGATCCGCTGGAGCCGCGAGGCCCCGTCGATCGTGGCGGCCTCGTAGAGCGTGGTGTCGATCGCCATCAGCGCGGCGAGGTAGATGATCGTGCTCCAGCCGGTCTCCTTCCAGATATCCGAGCCGATTACCACACCCCGGAACCAGTCGGGCGAAGTCAGGAAGGCGATAGGCCGCCCGCCGAGCGACTCGATGATCTCGTTTACCAGGCCCTCGCCGGGCGAGAACATAGCCAGCAGCACGCCGAACACGATCACCCACGAGAGGAAGTGCGGCATATAGGCGGCGGTCTGCACTACCTGGCGCAGGCGGCGGAACTTGGTCTCGTAGAGCGCCAGCGCCAGGATGATCGCCATCGGCATGCCCAAGATCAGCTTGGCGATGCTAAAGAACAGCGTGTTGGTGATCAGCTGGCTAAAGTAGAACGAGCGCACGAAGGTAAGAAAATGCTTGAAGCCGATCCACGGGCTGGCCTCCACCCCCAGCAGCGGCTTAAAATCCTTGAATGCGATCTGGGCGTTCCACAGCGGCAGATACTTGAAGATCAGAAAGTAGCTGATCGATGGGATGATCATCAGATACATCCAGCGGTGCCGCCACATGGCCCGCAGCAGCAGCTGGCTGGGCGTGGCGCTGGTGGTGGGCTTGGCTGGCGCGCGGCCCTGCGCAGAGACCGTAGGGCTGGTGGGTTTGTTCATCATTGTCTGTTCCCTCGCTCGTTAGGTCTATCACTTCGGTGTGGTTCTGCGGGGGAGAGCACCCGCGTATATGCGGCAGCTGGCAAGATTCCGCGCTGCCACATCGCATCAAACACGCCTGCAGCCCGCCACAGCCGGAACCGGTCGTAGACCGTGCTTGGCACCCCGATCTCGCGCGGTATCGCCTTCCACGCGCAGCCACTGTTGAGCCGGTAGAGGATGGCGCGCATGGCGTCCCTATCTGCCATCCGTGGCCGCCCGCGCCGCTGGACTCGCGCGGCGGAGGGGAGCAGCCCTGCGATCTGCTGCCATACCTCATCGGGCATAGGAGACACCAGGTCGGCTGTGCTGTCATCGCACATGGGCTTGATCCCTCCACGGATCGATATGTGGCCTGCGTCGAATTTCCGGATGCACCTATTGTAAAAATTCGGGTGTGGATTTTGACGCACTGCGTATGGAAAATAACGTGCTCTCCCCCTTCGATCCACCAAGACTCAGAGACACAAAGATCAATGCGATCTTTGTGTCTCTGCCGATCAATCCCGCACACATAAGGCCAGGGTATCGCTCACCCGGCCCGCCGCTCGCGGAACTCCTGCGGGCCGATGCCGGTGATCTTGCGGAACACGCGGCTGAAGTAGGCGCGGTCCTGAAAGCCGACCTGCTGGGCGATTGTGCCGATGCTGTCGTTGCTCTGCTCTAGCCGCAGCTTGGCATGGTAGATGCGGTAGCGGCTCAGGTACTCCCAGGGCGAGACGCCGATCTCGCGGTGGAACACCCGGCTCAGGTAGTCCTCGCTCACGCCCACGCTCTGGGCCAGCTCCCAGCGCGATAGCTCGCGGGTGTAGTTCTGGTGCAGGTAGGCGATCGCACGCTTGACCAGGGCGCTGGTAGGCTGGGGCAGCATCTCGGCGTCGGCGATGGCGCGGCCCAGGGTGGTGGCCACCTCCTCGTCGGAGAACAGCCACTTGGTCTGGATGAACACGTGGGCGTGCTGCTCTAGCTGCTTCACGTCCTCCAGGGTTAGCAGCTTGTTGCTGATCACCACCACCGGCACGTGGCGCAGCCGCTCGCTGGTGCGCATCTGGGCCAGCACCTCGGTGCCGTCGATGTCGGGCATCAGCAGGTCGAGCACCACCAGGCTCGGCACCACATCGGCCAGCCGCTGAAGGGCCGCGCCGCCGTTCTCGGCCAGCACGATCGGGTGGCTGGGCAGGGTCGCGGCGACAACCCGCTGGTAGTGGGCGCGGGCGGTGGGGTCATCATCCACGATCAGGATCGGGCCGCCAGCGGCGGCGGGCGCGATGGCGTTAATCGTGTCGATCAGCGACTGCGAGGGCGCATTCTTGAGCATGTAGCCGGTGAGGCCCTGCTCCTCGCCCAATGGGTCGGCTGGCTCGCCATACAGCAGGAAGGGGATGTGCCCCAGGCGCGGGTGGGCGTGCAGCCGCCGCAGCAGGCCCCAGCTCTCGGCATGAGCGCTGGATACATCCCAGGCCAGCGCGGCGGGCGCGGTGTCGCGCACGATCTGCTCGATCGGCTGATCGCCGCGCAGCCAGCGCACCTCCAGCCCCTCACGCTCGGCGAAGGCCACGATCTCGGGCGGCAGCTGCTCGCTGGGCGAGATCGCCAGCAGCGTGGGGGTGCCCACCGCCGTGGTGGCCACTTGCTCGCTCAGGCTGGGCAGCGGCAGGCGTAGGTCGAAGCTGCTGCCCACGCCAGGCGCGCTGGTCACATCCAGCGTGCCGCGGTGCAGCGCGATCAGCTGGCGGCTGATCGACAGCCCCAGACCGATCCCGCCGTAGTCGCGGCTGCGCTTCTCCGCCGTCACAAACGGCTCGAAGATCCGCTCCTGTTGGCCCTGGTCGATCCCGCTGCCGCTATCGGCCACCCACAGGTGCAGGTGCGGCGGCTGCACCTCGGCACCCAGCGTGATATGGCCGCGCTGGGTGAACTTGAGCGCGTTGCTCAGCAGGTTGAGCAGCACCTGGCGCAGCCGCAGCGGGTCGGCGTAGATCTTGGGCAGGCGCGGCGGTAGATCGAGCCGCCAGTCCAGATCCGGCTTGGCGTGGGCCTGCTCGGCCAGGCTAGCAAAGACCTCCTCTAGCAGCGGGCGCGGGTCGATCAGCTCGGGGTAGAGATCCAGCTCGTTGATCTCAGCGCGCGAGAGATCTAGCAGGTCGTTGATCAGCCGCAGCTGGTGCTCGGCGCTGCGCTGGATGTGCTCAAGCGCCTGCGGGTCGTCGGGCGCTTCGGTCTGCACCAGCCGGGCCTGCTCAAGGATGATGTGCAGCGGCGTGCGCAGCTCGTGGCTCACGTTGGCCAGCAGCCGCGTCTTGATGCGGTCGGCCTTCTCGGCGGTCCGGCGGGCCTGCTGCTCGTCGCGCACCAGCAGCGCGCCCTTCACCGCGCTGGAGATCGAGCCGCGCAGCATCTCATACAGCTCGCCGTCGCGCGGGCCGATCTCCAGCATGCAGTAGCCCAGCTGCTGCTCGTGGAAAAACAGCGGCTCGACCACGTAGCTATGGCGGCGCGGCGGCAGCAGCGCGGCGGGCACCAGCACACCGGGCGAGAGCCGCAGCGGCTGCTCGCTCTCCACCAGGGTGCCACCCTCGTGGAAGGCGAGGATGAGCTGGCGCTCGTCGTCGCAGGGGGAGGCCGGGTTGTCGTAGAGCGCCAGATAGCCGCTGACGATGCCGAGGCGCGGTAGATGCTCGGCCAGCGTGCGGGCCAGCGTGGGCAGGTCAAAGGTGGTGATCAGGCTCTGGGTCAGCGCGCGCAGCGCCGCCGCCCGGCGCTCGGCCTGGAGCTGCCGGAAGGCCAGGGCGCGCTGGGCGATCTCGCTGACCACGATCCGCGCCTGGCCGATAATGTCCTCGGCGGTGCGCCACTGGGATGGCTCTAGACCGGTGAGCACCGTGCTGCGCAGGGCCGAGAGCACATCCTGCCAGACCATGATCGACTCTTCGTGCTCGAATGAGGCATCCAGCATTCGCCCTAGCGCGGCCAGAAACCGCCCGGCGGGCGTGCGGATGTCGCGGTCGAGGCTGGCGCGCAACACCCCGGCGAGCTGCCGCGCCTGGGCGGGCGCGGCTGCCACATGCAGCAGCTCGTCGATCAGGGCATCGTCGCCATGGCTATGGTGCACCCCAGCCTTGCGCACCGCGTCGGAGTGGCAGCCGCACGACTGGCGCACCACCAGCCGCGACTGCAGCACGATCTGGCTTGGCACGATCCGCCCCTCCAGCCGCGCTAGCACGGTCTCCATGGCCCGCGCGCCCTGGGCCGCGATCGGCGTGGAGACCGAGGTGAGCGAGGGGTTGGCCAGGCGGCCCTCGGCGGAATCGTTGAATCCGATCACGGCGATGTCGTGCGGTACGAAGATCCCGCGCCCGTGCAGCTCCTTGATCGCGCCTAGCGCCATCAGGTCGCTCACCGCCACCACCGCCTGGAAGTGATCGCCGGGGAACAGCCCAGCCACATCCAGCAGGTGCGCCATGGCTTCGCTGCCCCGCTCCCAGTGCAGCGGCGGGCTGACCAGGCGCTGGTCGAAGGGGATGTCGTAGGCGCTGAGCGCATCGCGGTAGGCGCGGTAGCGCTCCTCGGCGTAGAAGTGGCTGGCTGGCCCGCGCAGCAGCGCCAGCTTGCGGAAGCCATGCACCTCGATCAGGTGCACGATCGCGGCGTACATGCCGTCGTAGCTGTCGACCGATATGGTCGGCACGCCAGGCACCGATTGGGCGAGGTTCACCATGGGCAGCTGGTGGAAGCGGCGCTGAAAGGAGAGGATCGCCTCGGCCTCCAGCGAGCCGGTGATGGTCGATGACCAGCTGATCAGGCCATCCAGCCCGGCGTTGCTGGCAAGGTCGTAGACGACCATGCGCTGGGCCTCGGCCTCGGGCTGGCCCAACGTGCCCCCTGGGAAACACAGCAGGTTGACGCCCTCGCCCTCGGCGGCTTCGACGACGCCACGCCACATGACCTGGCCAGAGCCAACGTGGATGTTGGCCGTCAGGAAGCCTATGGCTTGCTGGTGGGGTGGGGCCACCGTGTTAGATTCAATCAGCGCATTGCGTTCCATCGGTACGTCTCCATTGACCCGTAGGTATGGCTGGTTGCGCACCTAGTATAGCATAGTTGTTTCAGCCCTATCTCAAACCTTATTCGATATATATTTATTTAAAATAATAAGTTCAGCCGCCAATAACCTAAAAATCACTGACATATATCAGCGCTTTCGCTCATTCCCAAGGGTAACGTGCTCAATATGTCCCGTGCTACCGGGATGGCTTTGGGCAGCGCTCAGCCAAGAACGCTTCGTACTACACTAGCAACAAAAGCCGCGTCCAGCGGCTCCCGCGAGAACCAACGGCGATAGTAGACAGCCCCCATGAGCAGGGCAATTAGCGCATCAACATCGGTGTCTGGCGGCAGCTCGCCCTTGCTCATCGCACGTGCGATGAGCGTTTGTAAGGGCAGGGTATGCCCGCGCTGGATACTGCTATGCACTGCCGCCAGATCAGGGCTGCGCTCTGCTGCGTCAATGATGGATGGCATCACCGAAGACCAGCGTGCTGTCGTCAGAAGGGTGGCAATCGTCATCATCAGGGCATGGACATCGCCCACAAACGTACCCGTATCTGGCACCTCTGCGTGTGTGCCAAGGTGGAAGCAGGCATCCACCACCAAGTCGGTACGGGTTGGCCAATGGCGATAGATCGTGGTTTTTGCAACACCGGATCGGCGCGCCACGTCATCAACGCTGAGACCACTGACCCCATGCTCTGCTAATAGCTCTGAGGTGGCCTGCAGCACCTTCTCCTTGGAGCGCCGCACACGGTCATCTAGCGCGGGACGCTCCACCGCTGCGTCTGCTGTGGGTTCTTGGGTTGGATTCTTGATGGTCTTTTTGTTCAAGGCTTGACGTTTCCTTCAATTTGCGCTACGCTACAGTATCGTAGTATAACACAGGGAGTTATTGAAGAGGAGAATCGGTATGAATCTTGTGTCGCTTCGGCTCATCACCGCCGATATCAAACGCTTAGTCACCTTCTACGAGCGGGTTACGGGGCTTGTGGCAACCTGGTACACGGATGATTTTGCAGAAATTGCAACCGCCTCTGGCACGCTGGCAATCGGAAGCACGCGAACGCTCCAATTTTTTGCGCCAGATGCTGTTCGACCTGCTGACAACCATACGGCTATTATCGAGTTTCGGGTGGATGACGTTGATCGCGTCTACGACCAGCTCAAGGACATACAGTTCGACCTTGTGCAAGCGCCGACCACCATGCCATGGGGAAATCGCTCCTTGCTCTTCCGCGACCCGGACGACAATCTGATCAATTTCTTCACGCCCCTTCACCCAGAGTCGGCCAAGCAGCTCCGTGCATAGGCAACGCGCGGCAGTATAGCAGCATGTTCTACCCTGGCCTAGGGCTACATGGCAGTCGGAATGCGCTGAGGGCTAAGACATTGTGCGCCCAATAGTGCCGACTGCCATGGTTTACGGCTGCCCCCAGAAAAGAACGTGTGCTAGAATCTGCGCACGCAACCGATTGCAGGGAGAGCATACCGATGAACCAGATCCGCCAGATGCCCGCAAAGAGCTGGGATGTGCTGCGGCACCCGCGCCCCCATGTGTTCGCCGCCCACGCACGCCATGTCTCCGATGGGAATATGGACGCGCCCGCCTACCTGGCCATCGCCATCATTATCCCGCTGGTCTTCTCGGCCATCCTGTATGGCCTGATCGACCCGCTGGGCATGCTGCGCGCGCTCATCCAGCAGATGTTTGCCTTCTATATCTTCACCGGCGTGATCTTCTTCTTCGCGCAGCAGCAGGGCGCGCTCGGCAGCTTTGCGGCCTTGGCCTACGGCTTTGCGCTGTTCTACGTGCCGATCGAGCTGCTGCAGTGGCTGCTAGCCATGCTGGGCGCGCTGCTGCCAGCGCCGTGGTGGGCCGGGCTGGCGATTGTGGTGGTGGCCTATCTGGCCAAGGCGTGGTTTGCCCAGGTGGCGGTGCGGGGGATCATGGGGGTGCGCCGCCCAGGCGAGGCGTGGGCGGCGGTGGGCGCAGGCCTAGTCACGATCATTATTCTCAGCTACGCGCTGCGGGGCGGCATCGTGGGGATCTAGCCAAGCCCATCGACGAAGAAATCGCTGAACGACGTGGTAAAACCCTTGCCCTGCGGCGAGGCGCACATCACGCCCACCTGCAGCGGCACCTGGGCGGGCATATAGGCCAGCCGCAGCATCACCCAGCGCGCCTTGTCCACCGTGTAGCTCATCTCGATCGCGTCGCCCCGACGCTGGATCTGGAACCACACCGTGGGCGGGTGCCCGGCGAGCGGCACCACCGACCAGTCGGAGAAGGTGTGGGTCACCACCGCGCTGGCCTGCTGCACGCCATCCACATACTCGATCCCGCACTTGATCCAGTGGTGCGGGTCTTGCCGCACCATCAGCCCAGCCTGATCATACTGGTACTGGTAGCTGCCGCGAATGCCCACACGGCAGCGGAAGTCGCCCTGGGCCATGTTGAACCCGAAATGCCCGCTATCGCGGATGAACCCGTAGTGCGTGGTGCGCCAGAAATCCGTCTTTGGCTCGGCGGTGATGTGAAGTGCGCTATCATGTATCGTCCATTTTGCGGGTTCATTGTACCATTCCATACCAGGCTCCTTCGCAAACAGCCATTGCGGTCGCTCGTACTACAATTTGTTTTTGTAGCATAACATATTCATGCAGGTTTGCCGAAACCCACCGCTGGGTCATAATAAACGAGGGCCGCAGCTACCGCGGCCCTCGCTTCGGACTAGGCCCGAACTCTCCCTACTTGCCGCCTGCGGTGGTCTCCTCGCGCGGGTCGGCTCCGGCGTAGATCTGGCCATCCTGGCCTAGCACCACGCCGCCCACCGCACCAAAGTCGTTGTCCCACTTCTCCGAGCGGGTCGCGTCGTAGCCCAGCGCCTTCATCTGCTCGCCCACTTGATCGTACAGGTCGGCCTCGATCCGCAGGCCGCCGGGGGTGAAGTTGTGCGGGGCAAAGGACGAGGGCGCGGTGGTGCTGTAGAAGCGCGGCGCGCTGATCGCCTGCTGGATATCCATCCCAAACACCGACATGTTGAGGAACACCTGCACCAGCGCCTGCGACTGGGTGTCGCCGCCGGGGGTGCTGTAGCCCATGGAGAACGCGCCGTCCTTGAATACGATCACGGCGTGCGGCGTGATGCGCGGGCGCTTGCCTGGCTCTAGCGCGTTTACGTGGGTCGGGTCGAGCCGGAACTGGTTCATGCGGTTACCCAGGTTGATGCCGGTGTTCGGCACCATGGGCGTCTTGGGGAAGTCCGAGGGTGTCATCACCACCGTGTTGCCCTGGCGGTCGCGCACCACCAGCTGGGTCGTGTCCTTGCCCACCTTGGCGTTGTTGGCGGTCAGCGCCGCACGCATGGGGTCTAGCCCCGCCAGGCGACCATCCTCGGGCACGCTGAGGCTGGCTGTGAAGCCGGGGATATCGCCGGGCTTGGGCAGCGTGCCAAACGCGTGCTCGCTCATCAGCGCGCGGCGCTGGGCGGCGTACGTGGGGCTGAGCAGCGTGTCCAGCGGCACCTTGGTGAAGGCCGGGTCGGCCACGTACCCGTCGCGGTCGGCCATGGCCAGCTCGATCGCCTGGGTGACCGCGTGGATGTACGCGGGGCTGTTATGGCCCATCTTTTTCAGGTCGATGCCCTCAAGGATGTGCAGCACCAGCGGCTCCATGATGCCCTGCGACCAGGTGCCGTTGCCGTAGAAGGTGTAGCCGCCCGCCACATCGGCCTTGATCGGTTGCTCCCAGCCACCGCTGTAGCTAGCCAAGTCCTCGGCGGTGATCAGGCCGTTCTGCTGCTGGTGCATCTGCACGATCTTCTGGGCGATCGGCCCTTGGTAGAAGTAGCTGCGCACCGCCTGCAGGCCCTGCCTGCGGTCGCCGCCTGCAGCCAACGCGTCCTGCTCGGCCTTGGCCAGCTCCTCGAAGGTGTTGGCCAGATCAGGCAGCTGGATGCGCTCGTGCAGGTTCATTGGTCGCCACCACTCGCTGTGGAAGTACACGCGGGCGTTCTCGGGCAGAATCAGCGAGAGCGCGACCTCCTCCAGCGGCGAGAGGTCAAAGTTTTTCACAAAGATCTTGTGCGCCGGGAAGCCCTCGCGGGCCACGGCGATCGCAGGGGCCGATACCTGGCCAAACGACATCGTGCCGCAGTCAGACAGCAGCGCGGTCAGCACGTCGGGCGAGGCGGGCACCAGCTGCGCCCAGATATCGAACTCGGGCACGGTCTTGAAGCCGCGCTGGCTGAATTTCTCGATCGTGGCCGCGGCGGGGGCCTTGCCCACCCCAATGTACGACTTCACCTCGCCGGTGGCAGCGCTGTAGTACATGGTCGGTGCCACGCTGGCGAAGGATGCCGCCTCGCCGTGGGTCACGTTCAGCGCCAGCAGCGCCGCCACCGCCGCATCGCACGCGGTGCCGCCCTGCTCAAGGATGCTGAGCGCCGCATCGGTAGCCCATGGCGTACCGGTGACAGCGGCGTATTCCTTCCCCACAAAAAGCTCGCGGGGCTGCCCTGTGCGATCAGTGTACTGCATGGGGTCACGCGGGCCCTTGGGCAGCAGCGTGTAGACGACGGCGAGGATGAGGATCAGCGCGACCAGACCAATGCCGATCCGCTGAAGCACACGAAGAAAGCGTCTCACAGGGATTTCTCCATCTAGGCGTTATAGGCTCTCCAGATTGTAACATTTCTTTCGTGTGCCAAGTTGTTTTTATATCGTATTATTTGTATACTAGGCGACACAAACTTTGTAGCTAGTGTGTAGGAGCTGAGAAACATCAATGCGTGCATTCTGGAACTGGGTGACGACGGTTCACCATTCTCAGGCTGATACCCGCCGACGTAGCGCTACGCTTATTGTTATCTGCTGTGCGCTTGTTGTTATCTGCTTTATCGCATTCTTCCTCTTCATGGTGTTCAACGCGAATAGTATCGGTCAGATTCTCAGTCTGTCGTTCGCCGCGCTCACCGCATCAGTGGTGTTTATTGCGCGAAAGGGCTACTTTGCGGTTGCTGCCGGAATGCTCTTTGCGATCCTTCTGGCTGTCCCAACGGTGCCGATCATCCAGGGCCAGGGCATCAACGCCGAGCCGATCTACTATCTGATGACCCCGCTGATCGCCGCGGTGATCCTGCGCCCGCGCTATATCTGGGCTATGACCGGCGTGACCATCGCGCTGATGTTTGTGGTGCTGACCAATATCCAGAAGAATCCGCTAGAAGATCGGCACGGGCAGGCGCTGGTGCGCAACGTGCTGATCGTGGCTGGTGTAGCGGCCCTGGCCGGCACCGTGAGCGCAAGAAATACGAGCAAGGCGCTCAATACCGCAGAAAGCTCGCGCGCCGAGCTAGAGCAGACCGCCCGCGAGCTAGAGCAGATCAACATCGACCTAGAGCAGCGCGTGTCCGAGCGCACCACCTTGCTGGCCAGCAACCTGCGCATAGCGCAGGAGCGCGAGGAAGAGCTGCGCAAGATCGTGGCCGAGAACGAGCAGCAGCGCATGATCATCCGCGAGATGAGCGTGCCGATCATCCCGATCTCCGAGACCACCTGCGTGATGCCGCTGATCGGGGCGCTCGACACTAGCCGGATCGCGCAGGTGCAGGAGCAGGCGCTGCGGGCCCTCCAGCACAGCCGCGCGCGCCGACTCATCCTCGATATCACTGGCGTGCCGGTAGTGGATACCCAGGTAGCCCAGGGGTTCATGAAGGTGGTGCAGGCCGCGCGGCTGCTGGGTGCCGAGGTGCTGCTGGTGGGCATCCGCCCCGAGGTGGCGCAATCGATCATCGGGCTGGGGGTGGATCTGCACGATATCCAGACCTACAGTGATCTCCAGCTGGCGCTGAGCCAGCAGCCGCTTGCGCAGCGGGTAGCTCGGGCATAGCTTGGCGGCCCGTGGCATAGCTTTTGCTTTATGGGGTGGCAGATATGTGATGATCGCGGCGGTCATCTGACCATGCTGGGAAGCATTGTCAACCTACAGAAAACTGCACGTCGCCCTCAAACGCGTTTGCGTTATCCCCTCCAGCAGCGGCCCGCTTGGCCGCTGCTGTTCTTCTTTTCTAGGGTAGTACGCCCGCCTTCTCGCGTAGGCAGTGCGCCGCCTGATCGCGGATGTAGGACTCGTAGGATAGGGGTGCGCTCCCCAGCGCGCGGATCGCCGCTTGGTGTTGCTCGGTCAGCCAGATAGGTTGGGCAAGCAGCGTGCGCCAGAGCTGAATCGCATGGCGCTGCTCGGCGTGGTACCTCGTCGGGTTGGTCGCGGCCAGCTCCCAGATGGCGGTGGCATACCACAGCTGGGCGTAGCTGTCGCCTTGGCTGGCCTGCGCCGTCAGCAGCGGTAGCGCCTCGGTGGCCTCGGCGTACCACAGGTGCTGCAGCGCCCCTAGGTCATCGCAGGAGAGCAGCGCGCACCAGTGCTCGATGAACTCGGCGCGCCATGCCTGCTCTTGCTCGCGGCTGACATGGTAGCTCTGGTAGGTCTCATATACCCCGTCGTGGGCCATAAAAAAGGCTCGGCAGTCGTAGCTGAAGAAGAGCTCTTTTGCCGCTTGTAGTGATGTACGCATAGCGTTCTTTATGGCCTCTCTCTACGCCATGCCGATGCGGCGATAAGCGGGATATCTTCCCAGCGTAGCACCAGCGCGCCGTTTTCGGTGGTGGCATAGGTACCCAAAGGGCTGGCGAGTGTTTTATTTACATAATATTCATGTGTGTGCAGCGACACCTGCTGGAAACCCTGGGCCTGCAGGCGGCGCACCCAGGCCCGCCAGCGCTCGTGGCGCTGCGTGCGATCTGCACCCTCGCAGGTGACCACGTTGTGGATCTCGTGTCCGAGCATTGCCTGCTCTATTCCCCAGCGCTCGGGCATCGAGGCAGGGAAGTAGCTCTGCAAGACCTCGAACATGCCCCGATAGTAGTACCACGATGCGCTGATGCGGGCGCTGAAGGGCAGCGCGTTGTGCTCCACATCCGGCTCAACCAAGGTCATGAGGCGTGGCCGCAGCCGCGCGATGTCGCGCAGCATGGTATCGCGCGGCTGGCGAGGTATCGATGCCGCATCGTCGGCGGCAATGTGGTGCAGGGCAAACGCCGCGTTGACGATCGGTGCTGGTCCTGCCAGCGCTTGCACGGTGGGCGCTGGCAGCTGGCCCTGTGCTGCATCGACCTCACGGTAGCTGAGATTTATGCCTAACTCTTCTGCGCATGACATAAGCGATCTGCGTATATCATCGCGACGATAGGGGGATGGGTACAGCCCGGGGATCGGGAGCCGCACCCCGATGATCTGTACGGACTGGGGCCTCAGCGGAGCATGGGCCAGTAGCTGCAAGAGGTGCACCCATTGCCATGGCCCATCGATACCAATGTCAACAATGCTCATGTCCTTGGCACCCATAAGCGCGCGTAGGATAGCCGCATTCGCGCTCGCATAGCCAAACAGCCGAAACGGTGCTATCTCCAGCCACGCTTGGGCCGCCCGGCTCGCCAGATCGTCGGAAAGCACGGGCAGGTGTGTTTCGGCGGTCGGCAGCATACGAGCAAGGAGGCTCCGGGCAAACAGATAGGCGAGCCGCTCCTCGGGGGTTGCCTGGGGGTGGGGTGGCGCGAGGAAGGGCTGGATGAGCACGTAGGCCGTGGCAGTATCGCCCTGCGCGAGTGCGTGTGCTGCATCTTGGATGTGAGCCTGAGCTTCGGTGCGCATAGGGTGTGCGGGTCTCTCTATCCAATCGGCCTGCTGTTCAAATCCGAAAGCCATGGTGTTCTACCCCTGATGGTCATACGGTTCGCCTCTCAGCTGAAAGAACGGGCAAGCGCTCCTTTCAAGGTCAGACTATTGGCCGATTGACGCGTAGCCTTGTTACCTACCTAACGATATCTGAGAGAAGGTTATTTATTACGTCTGATAAGCGTCATTATCAGACGCATAGAATCAGCGCTTTTTCCTGGGTTTATCCGCGTGGTAGAGATCATAGCACACCACAAGACTCTCTGCTCTCCTCCCTTTGGGGATCTCAGATTCGCTGCGTTCTCCAAAACACACAACGCAGCTCATTCATAGCCCCTGCGGGCTATTGACTCTTGGAACGCAACCGCCATCCCTGGCAGCAAACGTAAATCTATATTATGA from the Chloroflexia bacterium SDU3-3 genome contains:
- a CDS encoding TetR/AcrR family transcriptional regulator, which produces MERPALDDRVRRSKEKVLQATSELLAEHGVSGLSVDDVARRSGVAKTTIYRHWPTRTDLVVDACFHLGTHAEVPDTGTFVGDVHALMMTIATLLTTARWSSVMPSIIDAAERSPDLAAVHSSIQRGHTLPLQTLIARAMSKGELPPDTDVDALIALLMGAVYYRRWFSREPLDAAFVASVVRSVLG
- a CDS encoding sugar ABC transporter permease produces the protein MIIPSISYFLIFKYLPLWNAQIAFKDFKPLLGVEASPWIGFKHFLTFVRSFYFSQLITNTLFFSIAKLILGMPMAIILALALYETKFRRLRQVVQTAAYMPHFLSWVIVFGVLLAMFSPGEGLVNEIIESLGGRPIAFLTSPDWFRGVVIGSDIWKETGWSTIIYLAALMAIDTTLYEAATIDGASRLQRIWHVSLPGILPVIVVVTLLRLGNILDAGFSQIFVLYSLPVYKVGDIIDTWVYRQGILEFQFSLATAVGLFKGVIGLALILVSNKLAKRFAGSSLY
- a CDS encoding transposase translates to MCDDSTADLVSPMPDEVWQQIAGLLPSAARVQRRGRPRMADRDAMRAILYRLNSGCAWKAIPREIGVPSTVYDRFRLWRAAGVFDAMWQRGILPAAAYTRVLSPAEPHRSDRPNERGNRQ
- a CDS encoding VOC family protein, encoding MNLVSLRLITADIKRLVTFYERVTGLVATWYTDDFAEIATASGTLAIGSTRTLQFFAPDAVRPADNHTAIIEFRVDDVDRVYDQLKDIQFDLVQAPTTMPWGNRSLLFRDPDDNLINFFTPLHPESAKQLRA
- a CDS encoding DUF1349 domain-containing protein, with translation MEWYNEPAKWTIHDSALHITAEPKTDFWRTTHYGFIRDSGHFGFNMAQGDFRCRVGIRGSYQYQYDQAGLMVRQDPHHWIKCGIEYVDGVQQASAVVTHTFSDWSVVPLAGHPPTVWFQIQRRGDAIEMSYTVDKARWVMLRLAYMPAQVPLQVGVMCASPQGKGFTTSFSDFFVDGLG
- a CDS encoding helix-turn-helix domain-containing protein; translated protein: MERNALIESNTVAPPHQQAIGFLTANIHVGSGQVMWRGVVEAAEGEGVNLLCFPGGTLGQPEAEAQRMVVYDLASNAGLDGLISWSSTITGSLEAEAILSFQRRFHQLPMVNLAQSVPGVPTISVDSYDGMYAAIVHLIEVHGFRKLALLRGPASHFYAEERYRAYRDALSAYDIPFDQRLVSPPLHWERGSEAMAHLLDVAGLFPGDHFQAVVAVSDLMALGAIKELHGRGIFVPHDIAVIGFNDSAEGRLANPSLTSVSTPIAAQGARAMETVLARLEGRIVPSQIVLQSRLVVRQSCGCHSDAVRKAGVHHSHGDDALIDELLHVAAAPAQARQLAGVLRASLDRDIRTPAGRFLAALGRMLDASFEHEESIMVWQDVLSALRSTVLTGLEPSQWRTAEDIIGQARIVVSEIAQRALAFRQLQAERRAAALRALTQSLITTFDLPTLARTLAEHLPRLGIVSGYLALYDNPASPCDDERQLILAFHEGGTLVESEQPLRLSPGVLVPAALLPPRRHSYVVEPLFFHEQQLGYCMLEIGPRDGELYEMLRGSISSAVKGALLVRDEQQARRTAEKADRIKTRLLANVSHELRTPLHIILEQARLVQTEAPDDPQALEHIQRSAEHQLRLINDLLDLSRAEINELDLYPELIDPRPLLEEVFASLAEQAHAKPDLDWRLDLPPRLPKIYADPLRLRQVLLNLLSNALKFTQRGHITLGAEVQPPHLHLWVADSGSGIDQGQQERIFEPFVTAEKRSRDYGGIGLGLSISRQLIALHRGTLDVTSAPGVGSSFDLRLPLPSLSEQVATTAVGTPTLLAISPSEQLPPEIVAFAEREGLEVRWLRGDQPIEQIVRDTAPAALAWDVSSAHAESWGLLRRLHAHPRLGHIPFLLYGEPADPLGEEQGLTGYMLKNAPSQSLIDTINAIAPAAAGGPILIVDDDPTARAHYQRVVAATLPSHPIVLAENGGAALQRLADVVPSLVVLDLLMPDIDGTEVLAQMRTSERLRHVPVVVISNKLLTLEDVKQLEQHAHVFIQTKWLFSDEEVATTLGRAIADAEMLPQPTSALVKRAIAYLHQNYTRELSRWELAQSVGVSEDYLSRVFHREIGVSPWEYLSRYRIYHAKLRLEQSNDSIGTIAQQVGFQDRAYFSRVFRKITGIGPQEFRERRAG